GTCGCGGTCAGCGTCGCGGAAACGCGAAGGAACGTCGGCCGCGCCGCAAGCGCAACGGGAACTAAGCACGTACCACGCCTGTCTTTTTTCCAGTGGGCCCTTTGTGAAGTCCTCATGAAGGTGATAGCGGTCTGGTTGCATTCCACCCAGAGATGCCGCTATAACCCGGCTGACCCTGAACATGATGTGTGTTGCTGTCGTGATCTCCTTAGGCCAACAGGTGTTGAGAACCGACGTTTCCGGGATGCCACTCGAGTGGATCGACTACCGGGACGCGGTCCGCCTGTATCACACTGGCCAGGTCGCCTACGCTTGCGGCAGCCTCCTCTACTGCCTGCACGGTGGTATCAACGCCGCTTCCGGCGAACGCAGTATGGTGGAGGTGAACTCGATCATCGCCACCTATGGCGAGCGCTATCGAGGCCCCCGAATTCGGGACGAGTACACGCCGCCGCTCAACAACCAGACCCTTTTCAAGCGCGACGCCCACGTTTGCTTGTACTGCGGTAATCGCTTCCTCGCGTCCGAGCTTTCGCGTGACCATGTGAAGCCCATTAGCCAGGGCGGGGAAGACCGATGGACAAACGTTGTGACGGCCTGTCGGCGCTGTAACAACCACAAGGCCGGGCGAACGCCGGAGCAGGCGAACCTGCAGCTGCTCGCGGTGCCCTTCACGCCCACCTACGCGGAATACATCTACCTCAAGGGGCGGCGCGTGCTCGCGGACCAGATGAAGTATCTTCTGGCACACTTCCCGCGCACGAGTCCGCTCCACGCCCGCCTGCGAGGGCATCTCGACGCCCAAGGTACCGAAATCGCATATGAAAAAGGGGGCTACGGGCCCCCTTCTTCTTTGCAGTAGCTAGCCAATGGCCTGCGCCATTTGGCAAGCCGTTGCCGGATTCGTGCCTAGCGGATGATGCGCGACACGGTGCGGTTCAGGTCCTCGACTTCCTGCAGCGACACTTCGATGAATTGCGGTACATCGGCGGTCAGGTCAGCGTAAATCACGGCGCCGCCGCCTTCGCTTGTGCAGAACACCTGCTCCACGTCCACGAGCCGAATGGTCACGGCCAGCGAATCTGTCGAGCGCACGAAAAAACGCACGAGGAAGTCGAAGCCAAGGCCCGTGTTGCGGACGTCTTCAAGGACGCAGAAACCGGGAGAGCCGGTGACGTCGGCGGTGGGAATGCCGGTGCGCACGAACTGACCGAACGTGGGGCTTAGGACGGGCACGTTGAACTCGTCGATATCGATCACGCCAAACACTTGGGCGTCCTGCTTGCCGTCGCCGCCGACGAACAGATCGCTGCCATCGCCGGGTGCCCAAATGTTGGTGTCGTTGCCCAGGCCGCCGCGGATGATGTCGCGGTTACCGAAGCCTTCCGGGTCGAACTGCTCGACGCCACCGATGGTGATATCGTTGCCGGGCCCGCCTTCGATTACATCATCGCCCGATAGACCTATCAGCACGTCGCAGCCACCGCGGCCATCGAGCATATCCGCGTTGTCGAGACTCTGGTTGGGCGGTGCTTCCACGATCTGGATGATCGGGTTGTTCACGTTGTCATCGTCCTGACCGATGAGCACGTCGGGGCGGCCGTCACAGCCATCGCCTAGGCCCTGCAGGTTAGCGGCAAAGCCAGCGTTGGCAGACAAGGCAGCCGCGAGGGCAATAGCGAGAATTGGGTGCTTGCGCATGGGGGACTCCTGGTTTTTCTGTGAGGGTCGGTGCCCCCACTGCTGTTCGCTGCAGGGGCACCTAGGGAGGATCAACACAACAACTGAGAGGAGCGGAGGGCTCGCTTGCCCTCATGCTGTTCTCGGGACGTAGGTTCCCTTCGCACCGTGGAATGGTTCGTTGTATTTACCGTGGAATCCCAAAACGGCCAGATGAGCGGCATTCGATAAGCGGTGAGGGCATTGCCGCGAGGCCCGGGATGTGAGTGTTGCGCGCTATCATGGGCAGGTAACGCAAGCTCAAGGATGATCCGCGCTCATGCTCTATCTGGTCGATGCCAGCATCTACGTGTTCCGTGCATGGTTTTCCCTGCCCGATTCCATGACCGACCCTGCTGGTCGTCCGATCAACGCCCTCTACGGCTTCGCTCGCTTTCTCGGAGAGCTCCTGGCGACGGAAGCGCCAGGGAGTATCGGTGTGGCCTTCGACACCTCCCTCACTACCTCCTTTCGCAATGAGATTTACCCACCTTACAAGGCGAATAGGCCGCTTCCACCGCCTGAACTCGAGTACCAGTTCGCCCTGTGCCGTGAGCTGTGTCGCTTGCTGGGAGTGGCGGAGTTCGCGTCCGCGCGCTACGAGGCGGATGACATCATCGGCACGCTCGCCGCGTGGTCGCGGTTGCAGCAGACTCCCGTGGCCGTGGTGTCGGCGGATAAGGATCTGGCTCAGCTCCTTCGTGAGGGCGATGTGATGCTCGACCCAGCGCGTGAGCGACGGCTCGGGTATCGAGACATTGCCGCCGAGTACGGAGTGCGTCCCGAGCAGATCGCCGATCTGCTGGCCCTAATGGGGGATGCGGTGGACAACATTCCCGGCGTTCCGGGCATCGGCCGCAAGACCGCGATTTCCCTTCTTGGCGCCTTCGCCGATTTGGGGGAGATCTACGCGGATCTAGATCGCATCGCCGGGCTTCAGCTGCGCGGCGCCGCGCGGGTCCAACGTCTCTTAACGGAGCACAGGGAACAGGCGTTTCTCGCCCGCGAACTGGCGACGATCGCTGAGGATGCCGATGTGGAAGCTGACGCTAGTCTCCTGCGTCGCCGCCATCCTGATCTAGAAGGGCTCGGCGCGTTCTACGACGCGCTCGGCGTGGGGGAAGTGCTGCGCAAACAGGCCTCCAGCATAGCCTGCGCGATCACCGATGAGATCCCGACCGCGCGGCGGCCGGCGGCGGCGTCCACGCCGGCGACCTTGCCGCTGTTTCGCCCAGTGACCGCGGACGGCCCAGCGGACTGGTACGCCATCGCCGATACGGTGCGTGAGGACGGCGGGCCTGCTCTCTTTCCAGAAGATGTCACGCCCGTGTCAGGCGGCTGCATTCACGGCACCTTCCGCGTGCGCGGGGAGCAGGGTTGGTACTTCGTGAAGCGCAACGATGCAAAGCAACTGCCGGTACTGCGCGCAGAAACGCAGGGTTTGCGTGCCCTGCACGATGCGGATGTGGTGCGAGTGCCAACCCCCTTGCGTTGCGGTGTTGCGGGCGAGGCGGCCTACCTAGTGATGGAGTGGATCGACTTCGGCAAGCTGCAAAAGTCCGGTGCTCGCCAGCTAGGTAATTCGTTGGTTGCGCTGCATCGTAAGCAGTGTGATCGCTTCGGATGGCACGAGCCGAACTACCTTGGCGCCACCGTGCAGCGCAACAGCTGGTATCGGGATTGGACGGAGTTCTTCGCGGACTGTCGCTTGGGGCCGCAGCTGCGCCTGGCCTACGACAACGGCTATCGCGGTCGACTGTACGTAGACGGTGAACGACTGTTGACCCGTCTGGATGCCTTCTTCGCCGGCCATAAGCCTGCGCCTTCTCTGCTCCACGGGGATTTGTGGGCAGGCAACTGCGCGGCGGATAAGCAGGGTCGGCCCGTGCTGTTCGATCCGGCCGTCCACTACGGCGACCGCGAGTGCGACCTCGCGATGATGGCGCTCTTCGGCGGTTTTGATCGACGCTGCTTCGATAGCTACGAAGAGGTCTTGCCGCTCGGTGAGGGCGCACTGACGCGCCAAGCCCTCTACCAGGCCTACCACGTACTCAATCACCTAAACCTCTTCGGCGGCGGCTATCTGGCCCACGCGCAGCGACTCCTGCGGGACTGCCTCGAGGCCTGAGTCGGGCACGGTTCACACGCAGGGGCCCCCTGCGCCCGCTGTGCTCCAGTTCCGGGGAAAGCGGCCGACTAGGATGACAGGCCGGTCCGGACAAGTCCCTTGCGCTCGCTTAACGCCTCCCTACTTATGTCTTTGCTCTGCCTGCTCATGGGGCTGCCCGCGCGGAGCATGGATCTCGCCTTGGCGCCCGATCCACCCTTCCGGGTCTACACGGTGGCGGATGGGTTGAATCAACGCACGGTGCTCGAGGTGGCGCAGGACCAGGACGGCTACCTCTGGATTACCACCTTCGGTGGCCTGAACCGCTTCGACGGGCAGCGCCTCGAGTCGCTCACCACGCGCCAAGGGATGCGTCTGAATCAGGTGCAGTCTCTGCTAGTGGACGAGGGCAAGCATCTTTGGGTCGGCGATGTGGGTGGCGGCCTCACACTTCTGCGAGATGGCCAAGTCGTTCGTACGGTCGAGCCGCTTCAGGGACGACAAGGGGTCGTGCGAGCTCTCCTGCGGATCGGCGATATCCTGTACTACGGTTTGGATCCCGGTGGTCTCGCCAGCCTGGATCTGCGTGAACCTGGCGCCCAACCTGTCCCTCTGCCTAGCGCACCCTCCTCGGTGCTGCGCCTGGCCCAGGTGGACAACACGATCATCGCCCTTGCTCGCGATGGGCTCTATCGCCTCAGGCTCGATACAAATGACGGGTTCGAGATGCTCCTCGAGACGGCTAGCGGCCTGCGCAGCGATCGCCCTGGGGAGGTGCTGGTCGGAAACGAGGATGGCCGCATCGGACACCTCCGCGACGGGCAGGTGCAGTGGCACGAGACTCACTATCCAGGTCGAGTGACGGAGTTCGGCTTCGATCAGCACGGCGATCTCGGGTGGGTGCTCATCGATGAGCGTACTTGGCTGGATGCACAGGATCCCGCTGACAGTTTCGCCTTGGAAGGTGCCGATGGCACCATGTTGTTCGATCACGAAGAAGTGCTTTGGATCCCGACTCGGCACGGCCTAGCGAGATACCTAGGTGATCGCTTTCGGCACTACGGGCTGGAACTCGAGGGAGCGCGGCCTGAGGTGTTCGCTATCCAGCCCGGCACGCAAGGTGATGTGTGGTTCGGTACCAACGACGGTCTCATTCATGTCGATCGGCAAGGGCGCATCGAGAACATCTCGAAGACCCTGGGAATCGAGCGCGCAGAGGTTCGCGGTGTGGCCATGTCGGCGGACGGGCAATCGCTTTGGGCCGGTCATGTGGGAGAGGAGTTCTACCATATAGACTTGCCCTCGCTAACGGCGACGCCGGTCATCACCGGGGACTCTGTGGTAAGTACGGGCCTCGACATCGATCCCCAGGGTCGCGTGTGGATCGGGTCCTTTCGTGGTGCTCTGATCGCCCACGATCCGAGCGAGGGAAGCTTGCGGCGCTACCCCCTTGGCGCAGGCGCTGCGGTCTACGGCATTGACAGCTCCCAGGCCGGCGAAGTGTGGTTCACGGCCAATCAACAGGGTTTGTATCGCCTCGACAGTCGACAGGCCAATAACGAGCCCGAGCTGATCGTCACTTCTGAGGACTTCGCTCGCGAATTCTTTACCCAAGTGGTGGTCGATCCCCACGCTGAGCCACGCACGGTATGGGTGGCGGCGGTAGAGGGCGGCGTGTTCCGTTGGACGGACGGCCGGCTGGAGCGCTTCAAGATCGACGCGGCCCTAGGCGACTACACGGTGTACGCGTTACACCCGCTTGCCGATGGCACGGTAGTGCTCGCGACCAGTCGTGGCGCCTACCGCTTCGATCCAAACACGGGCGCGTTGGATCACTACACGGCCCTCGACGGCTTCGTCTCGCTCGAAGCAAAGGCACATGCTACCTACTTCGATGGGGATCACACGCTCTGGATCGGCACCACCTCCGGGGTGACGGCGATGGATGTGCGCAAGCCCCCAGGGCGCGCGATCTCGCCGCGGCCCTTGATTTTGCGCCGACTCCTCGACGGCGAACTGCACGGCGACGATGGGACCGCGAAAGCCAGCAGAGGTAGCATTTTGGTGGACTTTAGCGCCATCTCGATGCGCCGCCCGGAGGGCATCGAGTACAGCTACTACCTCGATGGCCAAGATGAGCTCTGGAGCGAACCCACGCGCACCACCTCGATTGGCTACTCGAGTCTCGCGCCCGGTGAGTATCGATTTTCCGTGCGCGCTCGCTCGCCCGGCAGTGCGTGGAGCGATCCTGTGAGTTGGTCGTTCACCGTGCCGACGCCGTTCTGGCGAACCTATTGGTTCGCTGTCGTGATGACTATCCTTACGGCGGGAATCGCCTGGGCGGCGGTGCAGCTGCGCCTGCGCTCGATCCAGAGTGCCAACGAGCGCCTGCGCCTGCTGGTCGCTCAGCGCACCGCCTCGATCGATGCTGGGCGGCACGCGCTCGAGGCAGCGAACGGACACCTTAGTCAAGAGATCGAGGAGCGCCAGCGCGCAGATGCGGCTCGCGCCGATATCGAAGCCCGCTTCCGCCAGGCCTATCGCAACTCCCCGATCGGCATGGCGCTGGTGGATACGAAAGGCATCGCCTACGAGGCGAACCCTAAGATGAAGACCTTATTCTGGCCGGACGCCACAGAGCAGGATGTCGAACCGCTGATTAGCGTGGTGGTCGAGGCTGATCGCACGGCCTTCATCCGACGCTTCGATGCGCTGCTGAATGACGGCGAGCGTCGATTCGACAGCATGGAGGTAGATTGCCTCTCCCACGCCGGTGACCTGCATCGCATCGACTTTCTCCTTTCCCCGGTGCGCAATGGACAGGATGTCATTCAGTATGTGGTGGTGCTGGCCCAGGACGTCACGCAAAGTCGGGCGATGACTCGCCAGCTCGAGTTCCAGGCTAGCTACGACGAGCTGACGGGGTTGCTCAACCGTCGCGCCTTCAAGGAGCGCCTTGCGGAGGTCAACTGTACGGTACCCGAGCAGCGCGCCTACCTGGTCTTTCTCGATCTCGATCAGTTCAAGGTGGTGAACGATACGTGCGGCCACGCGGCAGGAGATGAACTACTGCGCATGGTGGGGCAGCGCATCACCGACAGCGTGCGCAAGGAGGATGTCGTGGCCCGCCTCGGCGGCGATGAATTCGCCTTGATTCTGGTCGATTGCCCCGAGGACGTGGCGCTCGATCGCGCGGAGAAAATCCGGGTGGCCATCCAGGATCTCGAGTTTCTATGGGAGTCAGATGTCTTCCGCATTGGGGCAAGCGTCGGGCTGGTGCCACTGGGCGGTTCGACGCACGATATCGACGAGCTGCAGCAGATCGCTGACGCGGCGTGCTACGCGGCGAAAGACGCAGGCCGAAATCGCATTCATCTGGTCTCAGGTAACGAAGATGCAGTACACGCGCGGCGCGGCGAGATGCGCTGGGTGCAGCGCCTCAACCAGGCGATCGATACCGATAGCTTCGTGCTTTACGGTCAGCGTATCGTACCCTTGAACGACATCGGTGCCGAGCGCATCGAAGTGCTTCTGCGCATGATCGATCGCTCCACGGGACGACTGATTCCGCCTGGCGCCTTCCTGCCGGCGGCGGAGCGCTACGGGCTGCAATCGAGGCTCGATCAGTGGGTGGTGAACCAAGTGATCGATATGCTCTCGGCGACCGAACTAGACGCCGAGGGAGGTTGCGAGCTCTGGGTGAACCTGTCCGGCGCGAGCGTTGGCGAGGAGGCCTTCTCACGGGCGCTCCTAGCACAAATGCAGGAGGCTGAGCTGCCGTCGGGTAGCCTGAACTTCGAGATCACGGAGACGGCGGTCATTCGCCAGATCGACGGTGCAACGGCATTGATCGAAGCTCTGCGGTGCATGGGCTCTAGCTTCGCCCTTGATGACTTCGGCAGCGGCTTGTCCTCCTTCGGCTATCTCAAGCGCCTACAGGTCGACTGCGTGAAGATCGATGGCCAGTTCGTGCGCGACATCACCACCGATCCCACGGACCGGATTTTCGTCAAGTCCATCATCGATATCGCGCACACCCTCAATATGCAGGCGGTGGCCGAGTTCGTTGAAGATGACGAGGTGCTTGCCATGGTGCAAGGCCTTGGCAGCGACTACGCACAGGGCTTCGGCGTGCACCGTCCCCAGCCGCTGGATCAGCTGCTGGGGGTGAGCTTACCTGCGGCGAAGGCCAGCGATTCGGCGTGAGACTCGCCTATCGTAAAGGCTTGGGATGTGCCAGCAGAAACTCGACGACACTCTGAGCGAAGGCTGGTTCGAAGCTAGGCACGTGACCCGTGCGCGGGCTCGACCAGAGCTCGACGGCAGAGTCAGTGCAGCCCTCGAACACCTGTCGCAACGTATCCAGCCCCGGCCGACGCTCCACGATATCGAGTAGTGGCAAGCGCACGCCGATTTGCGCGTCGCAGCCGTTGATGGAAGCCCAGGTGTCGGCGGTGGTGCGGGCGGAGGGGTGGCAGGCGAGGCCCGGAATGCACCCACCGCCGTAGGGAATCGTGAAGTCGGCGGTGCCGTGGAACTGAACGACGCTCACCGGTTCGCTCGGCAGGCATCGCTCCACGTCCTCCCACTGCGCCCCGGCGAAGCTGAACACTGCAGCCACCCGATCCGCGTGATCGCACGCCATCCGGTGGCTCATGAAGCCGCCGTTCGAATGCCCCACCACGTAGACTCGACGGTCATCCGTAGGGTACGCCTCGGCGATCACCTCGATCAGGGCGCGCAGGTACGAGGAGTCGTCCGGGGCGACGCCGAAGAAGTCGCAGCAAGCGTCGGTGGCGTTCCAGTAGCGCAGGCCTGCCAGATCTTCCATGCCGTCGGGAATCGCCACCATCACGCCCTGCGCGTCGGTCTGTGGAAGCAGGCCAAAATAGGCTTGTTGACCCACCGCGTCACCGCTGTAGCCGTGCAGATTGAGGATCAGCGGCAGTGGCGTGCTGCCATCGAAGGCGGGCGGCAAGTGCAGGGTGACGAGCCCGCGGCCTGCATCGACGCTTACCTCCGACTGCGCCCGGGCAAGAGGAACGACGAAGAGCATCAGGGCGGCGAAAGCTAGGGCGGCGGTGATTCTGTCGAGCATTGGGCTGCGCTTCCGTGTGCGGTTAAATCGGCGAAGCCGTCGCCGTCAGCGGTGAGAGTATGCGGCTTCAAGACTCTCGAATTTACCACCCACAGTGTGCGCGGGTCGCCCCCAACGCTAGTTTGGCGTTGGTCATAAGTCATCGTCGCATCATGCGATATCGATCGCAGTCCCGCTCTTGCACCGGCGGTCAGGCAACGAGGGATAGATACCTGCGGACTGGCCATGACCATGCAGGAATCGGTCGGTTCACCTAGTTGATACTATCGGTTTGCGGCTTCGGGAGTCGCGTCGCTCGGCTTCGCACAATGCGTGCGATACGCGAACGGGAATCGCACGGTTCATGCGCTCGCCAGTCGGACTCGGGTCGCCGACTCCGCGCTCGATTGGGTTGATCTTCAAGGCAACCCAACGTTTGCTCGGCGGCGTCTGACCAATCGGTCAGACGCCGCGTGAGGTCGTAGCTGCGCAGTGCCTAGAAGATGGGCAGCTGCCGGTCCCTCGGTTCGTGGTCGATGAACTCCGCCCCCTCGTGCGCGAGCAACCAGCGCTTGCGTAAGAGCCCGCCCCCAAAACCCGTAAGCTGGCGGTCTGCCCCGATCACCCGATGGCAGGGAATGATGATCGGGATCGGATTGCGCCCGTTGGCGCCGCCCACGGGGCGTGCGTGGGCCTTTGGGCTCAAGGCATCTGCCATCTGGGCGTAGCTCCACGTCTCGCCGTAGGGGATCCGCTGCAGCAGCGCCCACACGCGCTGCTGGAACGCGGTGCCGGCTGGGGCCAGGGCTATCCCGTCGAATTCTCTGCGCTCCCCGGCGAAGTACTCGCGTAGCTGTGTGATCACTCGGCGCAGCGGCGCGAAGGACGGGTCTGCTGATGCCATCGTCGAGGACGGATCCTCGCGGCCTTCGAAGGCGATACGCAATAGCGACCCCGAGGCATCGATGACAAGCGCCAACTCGCCCACGGGGGACTCCATGGTGGCGGCACGCGCCGTGGCCGGGTATGGCGCCGTGGGTGCGCCGGATGCGCGATCAGGCACCATGGGTTCTGTGCTCATTTTTCGACCGCCCCTCCTCCTACCGCCGGCGGTTAAGTTGCGCCAGGCCTCACGCTTGCCACGTCCACAGGTGCTGGCACGCCACGCTGCGAGCGGGAGCAAGCGGAGCTAGGCAACGAGCCACGTCGTGCGCCGTCGGGCGTTCCTGCGTGCC
This DNA window, taken from Pseudomonadota bacterium, encodes the following:
- a CDS encoding EAL domain-containing protein produces the protein MRSLNASLLMSLLCLLMGLPARSMDLALAPDPPFRVYTVADGLNQRTVLEVAQDQDGYLWITTFGGLNRFDGQRLESLTTRQGMRLNQVQSLLVDEGKHLWVGDVGGGLTLLRDGQVVRTVEPLQGRQGVVRALLRIGDILYYGLDPGGLASLDLREPGAQPVPLPSAPSSVLRLAQVDNTIIALARDGLYRLRLDTNDGFEMLLETASGLRSDRPGEVLVGNEDGRIGHLRDGQVQWHETHYPGRVTEFGFDQHGDLGWVLIDERTWLDAQDPADSFALEGADGTMLFDHEEVLWIPTRHGLARYLGDRFRHYGLELEGARPEVFAIQPGTQGDVWFGTNDGLIHVDRQGRIENISKTLGIERAEVRGVAMSADGQSLWAGHVGEEFYHIDLPSLTATPVITGDSVVSTGLDIDPQGRVWIGSFRGALIAHDPSEGSLRRYPLGAGAAVYGIDSSQAGEVWFTANQQGLYRLDSRQANNEPELIVTSEDFAREFFTQVVVDPHAEPRTVWVAAVEGGVFRWTDGRLERFKIDAALGDYTVYALHPLADGTVVLATSRGAYRFDPNTGALDHYTALDGFVSLEAKAHATYFDGDHTLWIGTTSGVTAMDVRKPPGRAISPRPLILRRLLDGELHGDDGTAKASRGSILVDFSAISMRRPEGIEYSYYLDGQDELWSEPTRTTSIGYSSLAPGEYRFSVRARSPGSAWSDPVSWSFTVPTPFWRTYWFAVVMTILTAGIAWAAVQLRLRSIQSANERLRLLVAQRTASIDAGRHALEAANGHLSQEIEERQRADAARADIEARFRQAYRNSPIGMALVDTKGIAYEANPKMKTLFWPDATEQDVEPLISVVVEADRTAFIRRFDALLNDGERRFDSMEVDCLSHAGDLHRIDFLLSPVRNGQDVIQYVVVLAQDVTQSRAMTRQLEFQASYDELTGLLNRRAFKERLAEVNCTVPEQRAYLVFLDLDQFKVVNDTCGHAAGDELLRMVGQRITDSVRKEDVVARLGGDEFALILVDCPEDVALDRAEKIRVAIQDLEFLWESDVFRIGASVGLVPLGGSTHDIDELQQIADAACYAAKDAGRNRIHLVSGNEDAVHARRGEMRWVQRLNQAIDTDSFVLYGQRIVPLNDIGAERIEVLLRMIDRSTGRLIPPGAFLPAAERYGLQSRLDQWVVNQVIDMLSATELDAEGGCELWVNLSGASVGEEAFSRALLAQMQEAELPSGSLNFEITETAVIRQIDGATALIEALRCMGSSFALDDFGSGLSSFGYLKRLQVDCVKIDGQFVRDITTDPTDRIFVKSIIDIAHTLNMQAVAEFVEDDEVLAMVQGLGSDYAQGFGVHRPQPLDQLLGVSLPAAKASDSA
- a CDS encoding HNH endonuclease, whose amino-acid sequence is MCVAVVISLGQQVLRTDVSGMPLEWIDYRDAVRLYHTGQVAYACGSLLYCLHGGINAASGERSMVEVNSIIATYGERYRGPRIRDEYTPPLNNQTLFKRDAHVCLYCGNRFLASELSRDHVKPISQGGEDRWTNVVTACRRCNNHKAGRTPEQANLQLLAVPFTPTYAEYIYLKGRRVLADQMKYLLAHFPRTSPLHARLRGHLDAQGTEIAYEKGGYGPPSSLQ
- a CDS encoding alpha/beta fold hydrolase, with amino-acid sequence MLDRITAALAFAALMLFVVPLARAQSEVSVDAGRGLVTLHLPPAFDGSTPLPLILNLHGYSGDAVGQQAYFGLLPQTDAQGVMVAIPDGMEDLAGLRYWNATDACCDFFGVAPDDSSYLRALIEVIAEAYPTDDRRVYVVGHSNGGFMSHRMACDHADRVAAVFSFAGAQWEDVERCLPSEPVSVVQFHGTADFTIPYGGGCIPGLACHPSARTTADTWASINGCDAQIGVRLPLLDIVERRPGLDTLRQVFEGCTDSAVELWSSPRTGHVPSFEPAFAQSVVEFLLAHPKPLR
- a CDS encoding fructosamine kinase family protein — encoded protein: MLYLVDASIYVFRAWFSLPDSMTDPAGRPINALYGFARFLGELLATEAPGSIGVAFDTSLTTSFRNEIYPPYKANRPLPPPELEYQFALCRELCRLLGVAEFASARYEADDIIGTLAAWSRLQQTPVAVVSADKDLAQLLREGDVMLDPARERRLGYRDIAAEYGVRPEQIADLLALMGDAVDNIPGVPGIGRKTAISLLGAFADLGEIYADLDRIAGLQLRGAARVQRLLTEHREQAFLARELATIAEDADVEADASLLRRRHPDLEGLGAFYDALGVGEVLRKQASSIACAITDEIPTARRPAAASTPATLPLFRPVTADGPADWYAIADTVREDGGPALFPEDVTPVSGGCIHGTFRVRGEQGWYFVKRNDAKQLPVLRAETQGLRALHDADVVRVPTPLRCGVAGEAAYLVMEWIDFGKLQKSGARQLGNSLVALHRKQCDRFGWHEPNYLGATVQRNSWYRDWTEFFADCRLGPQLRLAYDNGYRGRLYVDGERLLTRLDAFFAGHKPAPSLLHGDLWAGNCAADKQGRPVLFDPAVHYGDRECDLAMMALFGGFDRRCFDSYEEVLPLGEGALTRQALYQAYHVLNHLNLFGGGYLAHAQRLLRDCLEA
- a CDS encoding methylated-DNA--[protein]-cysteine S-methyltransferase — its product is MSTEPMVPDRASGAPTAPYPATARAATMESPVGELALVIDASGSLLRIAFEGREDPSSTMASADPSFAPLRRVITQLREYFAGERREFDGIALAPAGTAFQQRVWALLQRIPYGETWSYAQMADALSPKAHARPVGGANGRNPIPIIIPCHRVIGADRQLTGFGGGLLRKRWLLAHEGAEFIDHEPRDRQLPIF